Proteins from a genomic interval of Corynebacterium freiburgense:
- a CDS encoding LacI family DNA-binding transcriptional regulator: MAASAGVSLQTVSRVVNGSSAVSESTREKVSQVINTLGYRPNLAVRTLAVGQSRALGIFITGDVDFGMSSAFRAVEHAAREQNYYLCVATASDPSRYGVALGQLADQRVAGYIVLAH; encoded by the coding sequence GTGGCGGCATCTGCAGGCGTGTCGTTACAAACGGTATCTCGAGTGGTTAATGGTTCCAGCGCGGTGAGTGAAAGCACGCGTGAAAAGGTATCCCAGGTGATTAATACCTTGGGGTACCGTCCGAATCTAGCCGTGCGCACCCTTGCTGTCGGGCAATCTCGCGCCCTGGGAATTTTTATTACTGGTGATGTTGATTTTGGTATGTCTTCAGCGTTTCGGGCTGTGGAACATGCTGCGCGAGAACAAAATTATTACCTTTGTGTAGCCACCGCCTCTGATCCTAGTCGGTACGGTGTGGCATTGGGTCAGCTCGCAGACCAGCGGGTGGCTGGGTATATTGTGCTGGCTCACTGA
- a CDS encoding substrate-binding domain-containing protein: protein MCWLTDADVLSALAKQAATLPSCLVLTGQPATAHTAVVAVDQLVGMRLLVEHVIAQGAQTLCHIAGGMSWDDAVVRATAFEQLCKERGVRGRVVAGGGWSAASGYAATHTTLESGKPDAILACNDNIAVGVLRACHEAGIIVPDQVMVTGFDNTPLSEWTWPSLTSVTQDFQELGTAALTALTKILDGESPTQTILIPELIARESTSKKGTT from the coding sequence TTGTGCTGGCTCACTGATGCTGATGTGCTGTCCGCATTGGCAAAACAAGCTGCTACGTTGCCAAGTTGCCTTGTACTTACTGGCCAGCCCGCAACAGCACATACGGCGGTCGTTGCAGTAGACCAGCTTGTGGGAATGCGATTGCTTGTTGAGCATGTTATTGCGCAGGGCGCACAGACACTTTGCCACATTGCTGGTGGTATGAGTTGGGACGACGCGGTGGTCCGTGCCACCGCATTCGAACAGCTTTGTAAGGAGCGGGGTGTACGTGGTCGAGTTGTTGCAGGGGGTGGTTGGTCCGCCGCTTCTGGCTATGCCGCAACACATACTACCCTTGAATCGGGCAAACCGGATGCCATTCTTGCCTGTAATGACAATATTGCTGTAGGTGTACTACGGGCTTGCCATGAAGCAGGCATTATTGTGCCCGATCAAGTAATGGTGACAGGATTTGATAACACCCCCCTGAGTGAGTGGACCTGGCCGAGTCTTACCAGCGTAACTCAAGATTTTCAGGAATTAGGCACCGCAGCGCTTACCGCACTGACTAAAATTCTTGATGGTGAATCACCAACCCAAACTATTTTAATTCCAGAACTTATTGCTCGCGAATCAACGAGCAAGAAAGGTACAACATGA
- the aldA gene encoding aldehyde dehydrogenase translates to MNIYENFIDGKFVPSAETMDVTNPSTGELLAKVPETDVASVDKAVAAARKAQPAWAALTNTERAGYLTALAAKLREHVDRFANYLVEEQGKVRGLAEVEVQFTADYFDYMAGWARRIEGEIIPSDRPGETIMLTYQPLGVVAGILPWNFPFFLIARKMAPALLTGNTIVIKPSVETPINAFEFCKLVEEVGIPAGVFNMVGGSGSVVGEALTTHPDVDLVSMTGSVGVGKRIMEAAGKNLTRVNLELGGKAPAIVLADADLELAADAIWNSRVINTGQVCNCAEVVLVEEAVHDELLQKLVAKMEGTKYGDPSQIVELDMGPLITAGAMDKLDEMIEKAVAAGCRIETGGGRATDKGNGNFYQPTVLSGATADMEIAKEEIFGPVLPVVKVQNLDEAIAIANASQYGLTSSIFTNDLNKALKASRELLYGETYINREHFEAMQGFHAGRRNSGIGGADGKHGLMEYVETHVTYIQTH, encoded by the coding sequence ATGAATATCTACGAAAACTTTATTGATGGGAAATTTGTCCCCAGTGCCGAAACTATGGACGTCACCAATCCATCCACCGGAGAACTTTTAGCTAAAGTGCCGGAGACCGATGTCGCGAGCGTCGATAAAGCGGTAGCCGCCGCACGCAAAGCGCAACCAGCCTGGGCCGCCCTGACCAATACTGAGCGTGCGGGATACCTCACTGCACTCGCCGCAAAACTTCGTGAGCATGTTGACCGTTTTGCTAATTACCTGGTCGAAGAACAAGGCAAAGTTCGTGGTCTCGCAGAAGTGGAAGTCCAATTTACCGCAGACTACTTCGACTATATGGCCGGTTGGGCACGCCGCATTGAGGGCGAAATCATCCCATCCGATCGCCCAGGCGAAACCATTATGCTTACATACCAACCACTTGGTGTAGTAGCAGGCATTCTACCGTGGAACTTCCCATTTTTCCTTATTGCTCGGAAAATGGCACCTGCGCTGCTCACTGGTAACACCATTGTGATTAAGCCGAGTGTAGAAACCCCAATTAACGCCTTCGAATTCTGCAAACTCGTTGAAGAAGTAGGCATCCCTGCAGGTGTATTTAATATGGTTGGTGGATCCGGCAGCGTTGTAGGTGAAGCCCTAACTACGCACCCTGACGTAGACTTAGTCTCTATGACCGGCTCTGTGGGCGTCGGTAAGCGCATTATGGAAGCCGCAGGTAAAAACCTCACCCGAGTAAACCTTGAACTTGGCGGCAAAGCACCCGCAATCGTCCTTGCCGATGCCGACCTTGAACTTGCCGCAGACGCAATCTGGAACTCACGCGTAATCAATACCGGCCAAGTGTGCAACTGCGCCGAAGTTGTCCTTGTTGAAGAAGCCGTTCATGACGAATTGCTCCAAAAACTCGTAGCAAAAATGGAAGGCACCAAATACGGAGACCCATCACAAATCGTTGAACTGGATATGGGCCCATTAATTACGGCAGGGGCCATGGACAAACTCGACGAAATGATCGAAAAAGCCGTAGCGGCAGGATGCCGAATCGAAACCGGCGGCGGCCGAGCAACCGACAAAGGCAATGGCAACTTCTACCAGCCAACCGTACTTTCCGGCGCTACTGCAGATATGGAAATTGCCAAAGAGGAAATCTTCGGTCCGGTACTCCCGGTTGTGAAAGTACAAAACCTGGACGAAGCAATTGCAATTGCCAATGCCTCCCAATATGGGCTCACCAGTTCCATATTCACTAATGACCTAAATAAAGCACTCAAAGCATCCCGCGAGCTGCTTTATGGCGAAACCTATATTAACCGCGAACACTTCGAAGCGATGCAGGGTTTCCATGCCGGACGTCGTAATTCCGGTATCGGCGGAGCTGACGGCAAGCATGGCCTTATGGAATACGTAGAAACCCACGTCACCTACATCCAAACCCATTAA
- a CDS encoding HpcH/HpaI aldolase/citrate lyase family protein: MNSSFHHLIIGPAILFAPANRPEIFAKAAAKADMVILDLEDGAGSGDRDIARNNIRSANLDPKRTIVRVCGPRDPGFAEDVALVRETPYRLVMLPKVVREIPVELKGLQVIAMIETPQAVVHLAEIAEHPNVVGLFWGAEDLTVLLGGTHSRFQSDEGAPADRPGGYRDTMRLTRALMHMHASAAGKFSIDAVHADFRNLRGMKDEAIDAARSGFAGSACIHPNQVDVVHEAYRPEPQAVEWARKVVAESQKYPGAFQLEGEMVDAPLISQAHRVLALSEVLGS, translated from the coding sequence ATGAATTCTTCTTTTCACCATTTGATTATTGGTCCTGCGATTTTGTTTGCGCCTGCCAATCGTCCGGAGATTTTTGCTAAGGCTGCAGCGAAAGCCGATATGGTGATTTTAGATTTGGAGGACGGGGCTGGTAGCGGTGACCGCGATATCGCCCGAAACAATATTCGATCTGCCAATCTAGATCCAAAGCGGACAATAGTTCGAGTCTGTGGTCCCCGGGATCCAGGTTTTGCCGAGGATGTGGCATTAGTGAGGGAGACGCCATATCGCTTGGTAATGCTGCCCAAGGTGGTTCGCGAGATTCCGGTTGAATTGAAAGGTTTGCAGGTTATTGCGATGATCGAGACGCCGCAGGCGGTTGTTCATCTTGCGGAAATTGCCGAGCATCCAAACGTGGTGGGGCTATTTTGGGGTGCAGAAGATTTGACGGTGTTATTAGGGGGCACGCACTCTCGGTTCCAAAGTGATGAGGGGGCGCCTGCTGATCGGCCTGGTGGATATCGGGATACTATGCGGCTGACTCGTGCGCTTATGCATATGCATGCTAGTGCGGCTGGAAAGTTTAGCATTGATGCAGTGCATGCGGATTTCCGGAATCTTCGAGGTATGAAGGATGAGGCTATCGACGCCGCTCGTTCAGGCTTTGCAGGTAGTGCGTGTATTCATCCAAACCAGGTGGATGTGGTGCATGAGGCGTATCGCCCAGAACCACAGGCTGTGGAGTGGGCGCGGAAGGTTGTGGCGGAGTCGCAGAAGTATCCAGGGGCATTTCAATTGGAGGGTGAAATGGTTGATGCGCCTTTAATTAGTCAGGCGCATCGGGTTTTGGCGTTATCGGAGGTGTTGGGCAGTTAG
- a CDS encoding FAD-dependent oxidoreductase: MTRTIIVGGVAGGMSTATRLRRNDESREIIVFERSGYVSFANCGLPYHLGEVIPDRGSLLLQTPEALKTRFNIDAYVNHEVISVSPATHEVVVRNLSTGEESTWEYDTLVLAPGARPRVPEIPGIERGLSLRTVEDLDRIKAQVDGLVAGQGTSAPSAVVIGGGFIGVEVAENLAHRGLSVTLVEAAPQIMVQLDPEMAIRVLQTLEANGVRVLTNAKISAIHPETIEVERGSQKETLPADLVITAIGVVPDSHLAETAGLTRDARGFIVVNASCRTSDPDIYALGDAVAKRDFITESPIPLPLAQNANRHGRIIADILTGRDTTTKPVLGTAILGVFGTVAATTGWTETQLRSKGRPYRAIHTHPMQHAGYYPGAQSMALKLLVDPKTDAILGAQGVGGEGVDKRIDVLATAITGGITASQLADLELAYAPQFGSAKDPVALLGMIAENRAHGDKAVQWHELHTLMEVDRIPLIDVRTSGEIATEPIPGALSYTLDELRANIDTIRELATDGKVIVSCRVGQRGHTAARILSSHGIEAYNLDGGYLTWKDGHTATEYAALP; the protein is encoded by the coding sequence ATGACCCGCACTATTATCGTCGGCGGTGTTGCCGGCGGCATGTCCACCGCTACTCGTCTTCGCCGGAATGACGAATCCCGCGAAATCATTGTCTTTGAACGCTCCGGTTATGTTTCCTTTGCCAATTGTGGATTGCCATATCACCTAGGTGAGGTTATTCCTGATCGGGGTTCGTTGCTTTTGCAAACACCGGAAGCTTTGAAAACTCGTTTTAATATTGATGCCTATGTAAACCATGAGGTCATCAGTGTTTCTCCTGCCACCCACGAGGTTGTAGTTCGTAACCTTTCCACTGGTGAAGAGTCCACCTGGGAATATGACACTCTCGTATTGGCTCCTGGTGCTCGCCCACGAGTTCCGGAGATCCCGGGCATTGAGCGTGGTCTTTCGCTTCGTACAGTTGAGGACCTGGACCGTATAAAGGCCCAAGTTGATGGCCTAGTGGCTGGCCAGGGCACCTCAGCCCCGAGCGCCGTCGTTATTGGTGGTGGATTTATTGGTGTGGAGGTCGCCGAAAACCTTGCCCACCGTGGCCTTAGCGTCACATTGGTCGAAGCAGCCCCGCAGATCATGGTGCAATTGGATCCGGAAATGGCGATCCGGGTACTACAAACCCTCGAAGCCAATGGGGTGCGCGTCCTTACAAACGCAAAGATTTCCGCAATTCATCCCGAAACCATTGAGGTTGAGCGTGGTTCCCAGAAAGAAACTCTCCCCGCCGATCTTGTAATCACCGCCATTGGCGTTGTTCCAGATTCTCACCTTGCCGAAACCGCTGGCCTTACCCGTGACGCGCGAGGTTTTATCGTGGTAAATGCCTCGTGCCGGACCAGCGATCCAGATATTTATGCCCTTGGTGATGCTGTGGCAAAGCGCGACTTTATTACCGAATCGCCGATTCCCCTTCCGCTTGCCCAAAACGCCAACCGCCACGGCCGCATTATTGCCGATATTCTTACTGGGCGCGACACCACCACAAAGCCCGTATTGGGCACCGCCATTCTTGGTGTATTTGGCACCGTCGCCGCCACTACTGGTTGGACTGAAACCCAATTACGTTCCAAGGGTCGCCCTTACCGCGCGATTCATACGCATCCCATGCAGCACGCGGGATACTACCCAGGCGCCCAGAGCATGGCATTAAAACTCCTTGTAGACCCCAAAACAGACGCTATCCTTGGCGCACAGGGCGTCGGCGGTGAGGGCGTGGATAAGCGTATCGACGTCCTGGCCACCGCCATTACCGGCGGCATTACCGCCAGCCAACTCGCCGACCTTGAACTCGCATATGCCCCACAATTTGGCTCAGCGAAGGATCCTGTAGCCCTTCTTGGCATGATTGCCGAAAATCGGGCACACGGCGATAAAGCTGTCCAATGGCACGAACTCCACACCCTTATGGAAGTAGATCGTATTCCCCTAATAGATGTTCGAACCTCTGGTGAAATAGCCACCGAACCTATCCCCGGAGCACTGAGCTACACCCTTGATGAACTCCGCGCCAATATCGATACGATCCGCGAGCTCGCCACTGATGGAAAAGTGATTGTCTCCTGTCGCGTAGGCCAACGCGGACACACCGCAGCCCGCATCCTTTCAAGCCACGGCATTGAAGCCTACAATCTCGACGGCGGCTACCTCACCTGGAAAGACGGCCACACCGCCACCGAGTACGCAGCACTCCCCTAA